A single region of the Serinus canaria isolate serCan28SL12 chromosome 11, serCan2020, whole genome shotgun sequence genome encodes:
- the AKTIP gene encoding AKT-interacting protein isoform X3: MNPFWSMSTGSVRKRSDTEEKTLSGELRTSPLRGSAKKQLPSIPKNAVPITKPASPATSSQSTNGTHASYGPFYLEYSLLAEFTLVVKQKLPGVYVQPSYRSALMWFGVIFIRHGLYQDGVFKFTVYIPDNYPDGDCPRLVFDLPVFHPLVDPLSGELDVKRAFAKWRRNHNHIWQVLMYARRVFYKIDTTSPLNPEAAVLYEKDIQLFKSKVVDSVKLCSSHLFDQPKIEDPYAIIFSPLTSIIKMTCFSLLIFRD; the protein is encoded by the exons ATGAACCCTTTCTGGAGCATGTCTACAGGTTCTGTGCGCAAG AGATCTGACACTGAAGAGAAAACACTGAGTGGAGAGCTTCGAACCAGTCCCCTGCGAGGATCTGCAAAGAAACAGTTGCCTTCTATCCCAAAGAATGCTGTGCCAATAACCAAGCCTGCTTCACCTGCCACCTCCTCCCAGTCCACTAATGGAACACATGCTTCCTATGGGCCTTTTTATTTGGAGTACTCACTACTTGCAGAATT TACCTTGGTGGTGAAGCAGAAGTTGCCAGGTGTCTACGTGCAGCCCTCGTACAGATCGGCTTTAA TGTGGTTTGGTGTGATATTCATAAGACATGGGCTCTACCAGGATGGTGTGTTCAAGTTCACTGTCTATATTCCTGATAATTACCCAGATGGAGACTGCCCG CGCTTGGTTTTTGACCTGCCGGTCTTCCACCCACTAGTGGACCCTTTATCTGGTGAACTGGATGTGAAAAGAGCATTTGCAAAATGGAG GAGAAATCATAATCACATATGGCAAGTGTTAATGTACGCTCGCAGAGTCTTCTACAAGATTGATACAACCAGTCCTCTGAACCCtgaggctgcagtgct GTATGAAAAGGATATTCAGCTGTTCAAAAGTAAAGTGGTAGACAGTGTCAAACTATGCAGTAGTCATTTATTTGATCAGCCCAAAATAGAGGACCCCTATGCAATCAT
- the AKTIP gene encoding AKT-interacting protein isoform X2, translating into MNPFWSMSTGSVRKRSDTEEKTLSGELRTSPLRGSAKKQLPSIPKNAVPITKPASPATSSQSTNGTHASYGPFYLEYSLLAEFTLVVKQKLPGVYVQPSYRSALMWFGVIFIRHGLYQDGVFKFTVYIPDNYPDGDCPRLVFDLPVFHPLVDPLSGELDVKRAFAKWRRNHNHIWQVLMYARRVFYKIDTTSPLNPEAAVLYEKDIQLFKSKVVDSVKLCSSHLFDQPKIEDPYAIIFSPWNPAIHDEAREKMLTQKKPEDQHCKSMHVSGLSWVKPGSVQPFSKEEKTMPT; encoded by the exons ATGAACCCTTTCTGGAGCATGTCTACAGGTTCTGTGCGCAAG AGATCTGACACTGAAGAGAAAACACTGAGTGGAGAGCTTCGAACCAGTCCCCTGCGAGGATCTGCAAAGAAACAGTTGCCTTCTATCCCAAAGAATGCTGTGCCAATAACCAAGCCTGCTTCACCTGCCACCTCCTCCCAGTCCACTAATGGAACACATGCTTCCTATGGGCCTTTTTATTTGGAGTACTCACTACTTGCAGAATT TACCTTGGTGGTGAAGCAGAAGTTGCCAGGTGTCTACGTGCAGCCCTCGTACAGATCGGCTTTAA TGTGGTTTGGTGTGATATTCATAAGACATGGGCTCTACCAGGATGGTGTGTTCAAGTTCACTGTCTATATTCCTGATAATTACCCAGATGGAGACTGCCCG CGCTTGGTTTTTGACCTGCCGGTCTTCCACCCACTAGTGGACCCTTTATCTGGTGAACTGGATGTGAAAAGAGCATTTGCAAAATGGAG GAGAAATCATAATCACATATGGCAAGTGTTAATGTACGCTCGCAGAGTCTTCTACAAGATTGATACAACCAGTCCTCTGAACCCtgaggctgcagtgct GTATGAAAAGGATATTCAGCTGTTCAAAAGTAAAGTGGTAGACAGTGTCAAACTATGCAGTAGTCATTTATTTGATCAGCCCAAAATAGAGGACCCCTATGCAATCAT TTTTTCTCCATGGAATCCAGCTATACATGATGAAGCTAGAGAGAAGATGTTGACTCAGAAG AAGCCGGAAGATCAGCACTGCAAAAGCATGCACGTCTCTGGCCTGTCCTGGGTGAAGCCTGGCTCAGTCCAGCCCTTCAGCAAAGAAGAGAAGACAATGCCCACTTAG
- the AKTIP gene encoding AKT-interacting protein isoform X4 — MNPFWSMSTGSVRKRSDTEEKTLSGELRTSPLRGSAKKQLPSIPKNAVPITKPASPATSSQSTNGTHASYGPFYLEYSLLAEFTLVVKQKLPGVYVQPSYRSALMWFGVIFIRHGLYQDGVFKFTVYIPDNYPDGDCPRLVFDLPVFHPLVDPLSGELDVKRAFAKWRRNHNHIWQVLMYARRVFYKIDTTSPLNPEAAVLYEKDIQLFKSKVVDSVKLCSSHLFDQPKIEDPYAIIFSPKLLGNISSEY, encoded by the exons ATGAACCCTTTCTGGAGCATGTCTACAGGTTCTGTGCGCAAG AGATCTGACACTGAAGAGAAAACACTGAGTGGAGAGCTTCGAACCAGTCCCCTGCGAGGATCTGCAAAGAAACAGTTGCCTTCTATCCCAAAGAATGCTGTGCCAATAACCAAGCCTGCTTCACCTGCCACCTCCTCCCAGTCCACTAATGGAACACATGCTTCCTATGGGCCTTTTTATTTGGAGTACTCACTACTTGCAGAATT TACCTTGGTGGTGAAGCAGAAGTTGCCAGGTGTCTACGTGCAGCCCTCGTACAGATCGGCTTTAA TGTGGTTTGGTGTGATATTCATAAGACATGGGCTCTACCAGGATGGTGTGTTCAAGTTCACTGTCTATATTCCTGATAATTACCCAGATGGAGACTGCCCG CGCTTGGTTTTTGACCTGCCGGTCTTCCACCCACTAGTGGACCCTTTATCTGGTGAACTGGATGTGAAAAGAGCATTTGCAAAATGGAG GAGAAATCATAATCACATATGGCAAGTGTTAATGTACGCTCGCAGAGTCTTCTACAAGATTGATACAACCAGTCCTCTGAACCCtgaggctgcagtgct GTATGAAAAGGATATTCAGCTGTTCAAAAGTAAAGTGGTAGACAGTGTCAAACTATGCAGTAGTCATTTATTTGATCAGCCCAAAATAGAGGACCCCTATGCAATCAT
- the AKTIP gene encoding AKT-interacting protein isoform X1: MNPFWSMSTGSVRKRSDTEEKTLSGELRTSPLRGSAKKQLPSIPKNAVPITKPASPATSSQSTNGTHASYGPFYLEYSLLAEFTLVVKQKLPGVYVQPSYRSALMWFGVIFIRHGLYQDGVFKFTVYIPDNYPDGDCPRLVFDLPVFHPLVDPLSGELDVKRAFAKWRRNHNHIWQVLMYARRVFYKIDTTSPLNPEAAVLYEKDIQLFKSKVVDSVKLCSSHLFDQPKIEDPYAIIFSPWNPAIHDEAREKMLTQKKKPEDQHCKSMHVSGLSWVKPGSVQPFSKEEKTMPT, encoded by the exons ATGAACCCTTTCTGGAGCATGTCTACAGGTTCTGTGCGCAAG AGATCTGACACTGAAGAGAAAACACTGAGTGGAGAGCTTCGAACCAGTCCCCTGCGAGGATCTGCAAAGAAACAGTTGCCTTCTATCCCAAAGAATGCTGTGCCAATAACCAAGCCTGCTTCACCTGCCACCTCCTCCCAGTCCACTAATGGAACACATGCTTCCTATGGGCCTTTTTATTTGGAGTACTCACTACTTGCAGAATT TACCTTGGTGGTGAAGCAGAAGTTGCCAGGTGTCTACGTGCAGCCCTCGTACAGATCGGCTTTAA TGTGGTTTGGTGTGATATTCATAAGACATGGGCTCTACCAGGATGGTGTGTTCAAGTTCACTGTCTATATTCCTGATAATTACCCAGATGGAGACTGCCCG CGCTTGGTTTTTGACCTGCCGGTCTTCCACCCACTAGTGGACCCTTTATCTGGTGAACTGGATGTGAAAAGAGCATTTGCAAAATGGAG GAGAAATCATAATCACATATGGCAAGTGTTAATGTACGCTCGCAGAGTCTTCTACAAGATTGATACAACCAGTCCTCTGAACCCtgaggctgcagtgct GTATGAAAAGGATATTCAGCTGTTCAAAAGTAAAGTGGTAGACAGTGTCAAACTATGCAGTAGTCATTTATTTGATCAGCCCAAAATAGAGGACCCCTATGCAATCAT TTTTTCTCCATGGAATCCAGCTATACATGATGAAGCTAGAGAGAAGATGTTGACTCAGAAG AAGAAGCCGGAAGATCAGCACTGCAAAAGCATGCACGTCTCTGGCCTGTCCTGGGTGAAGCCTGGCTCAGTCCAGCCCTTCAGCAAAGAAGAGAAGACAATGCCCACTTAG